Genomic segment of Malus domestica chromosome 15, GDT2T_hap1:
aatgtctgaaacacctggtctttggatttcaacaaatacacccacacccttcgtgaagcatcatcaatataagtaacaaaatatttatttcttccaagtgactcgacttccatgggaccacacacatctgaataaacaagatctaacaagtttcctttctttgtagatgaaacagaaaaactaactcttctttgttttccgaataaacaatgctcacaagagtttaacgacgtacctttggcaaagggaatgtgagacttctttgccaaaacctgtaggcctttctcgctcatgtgacctagcctcttatgccacaagtctagagatgagtcctccacagcattcaactcacctttcaaaaccttggcatttgaccggtacaacgtacaacaaagtcgtgctcttgctaccaccattaagcctttagtaagcttcaattttccttcgccaatatggtgataatatccttgtcgatcaagggtaccgatggatatcagattgagacgtatatcaggaatatgtctcacatctttcaacatcaattggcagccgagattagttcttagacatatatcaccaattccaagaattttggaatagctttcattccccatcttcactatgccaaagtcaccttctttgtatgtactgaagaactcccgtttggacgtagcatggaaggaagctccattgtcaaagatccattcaatgtctctgtcagagttgcccatatgcaggcattcaccaacagacaatatttctggtacatcaccacatatgacagcagtggtattgccagtatcatctttcttctgattgtttccttccctttgctctctcttccaaactcgacaatttttcttcatatggccttctttgccacaatggtggcatgcacccctgaaccttgacttggatcggctaggactcctgccatgacctctaggccctctactcttgcttcttccgcggttctctgtgacaaatacttggctgctatctgtgccagaagtctttctccttgtttcttcattgagcatgctatttttaacattatcaagggtaagaacaccattagaagcagagttacttatactcaccacaaaggtctcccaactgtctggcaaggatccaagtaacaagagcgcttgtagctcgtcctcgatcgtcattttcatagtagccaactggttgatgatattctggaaattgttcaagtgttctgctacacttaaaccatccttgtacttcacattgatgagctctttgatcaagaaggctttcttagctggagtcttcttctcgaacaaggactcaagctttgtccaaaactcgcgagcattggtttcattagacacatggtgaaaaacactatcatccacccattgtctaattgtgccaatagccttgcgattcatcttcttccactcggcatcggacatgctctcgggcttagcggcatctccttcaattggctcatgcaaatccttgcaatagagaatgtcctccatccttggcttccatgttacccaattggagttggtgagtttgatcatagtgccacttccttccatctcgtagtacgagccaacctggctctgataccacttgttaggaatgtcggtactacaagagtagagaatgcacaaggtaaagtagaaaatggacgccaagaatttatgtggttcggcaatttatgcctacatccaccaaacaaggaatcttcactatatgaaaaagatgaatacaacaagagtagtcttaccaagccaaagacaaggcttgatggatacaagaaagtataacacacactttctatcactctaaacttcactcacacaatgtgtagtggaacactctcactctcactcttggagtggaactctagctttggacttgatcctttgctactcactcttctcttgatttgttgtttcactacaacatcacacccatatttataggtgagggtttggcattctactagtttctagtgtattcttcaaacctctagcatagaaagatctagactagccacaaaagtgtggcttctagatctttccatttgcaaccaaggaagctagtactctctagcttcttccatcaacttaataacatgctagaattgtctagcatgctccagccatctctcttgcttactagaataatctagaacattgatcatgggctggaccatataccaacaagtATGCACCTCTTGGAATATGTAAGTTCGAGAAACTTTCTACGGTTCAAACTTCTGTCACGACCATAAACCATTACTTAAACATGAATGATTGAAATCATTAAAATTGTTTCAGGCATATGTATCATGGAAAGAGGACAAAGGACTGGATTTTATCGATCCGTCACTTGacgattcttcttcttcttgtaagTTATTGAGATGCTTGCAAGTGGCACTGCTCTGTGTCCAGGAAAATGCCGACGATAGGCCTACAATGCTGGAAGTTTATTCCATGCTCATATCTGACACTCAAGCCGTTCCAACTCCTACAAAGACGGCTTTCTCAGTGAAAAAATTACGACAACGTGGACAACCTATGTACCCTGCAGCCAGGAAATTGTTCGGTTAATGATGCTCAGATCTCCGAACTCCAACCCCGATGAGAATGCAGGCTCAAGTGAAAATGCAGGCGCGAATGAGAAGCGTTTATGAGAAGAAGTGCACACAAGTTCCTAGCAATTTTGGATTCTTCGTCTCGTGGAAGACATTGGATGTTTTAAAGGTTTGGTATTTTGTTAAATCACCAAGTATATGCAAATTTTTTGTTCTACTGAATCTCAGGAGAGAAGGAACCTTGCCGatggttttatggtgaaatctCAACTCTCTTCGTCTGCAAGATTATTTtatacaacaaaaacaaaatattgcaaGAAAAAAACTAATTTCAGCTTGCATTGTTCCCAGACGAACACATGTGAACATGAAATTCCCTTAAATCAACTTCCTAGATTTCATTCCAATCAGTACAAGACAGGGTCCTCTgtcttttataattaaaaaaaaaaaaaacagattaaGATAAAACGGCCGGCTTAATTACTAGTGACGTAGTTTTAATCTTAACTTAATatttaaattaacaataaactACTTCCTGGATTAATTATATAGcataatttttaacattttgCTTAATTCCTTTGATttaactccgcctgtgtaagtttatcttacattgccggtcccaagcccggataaaggaggagggggagggcgtcatgtagtcgacagccggcactcctagtttacgtcgaatccttatgaaagtgaatccagaacgaaaaccgagcgcaatagcGTTCTAGAATtcacatagccgaccccacttagtgggaaaatggtttgttgttgttgttgctgctgcttAATTCCTTTGATTTATATAGTTCGAATTTGATATGTTGTCCTTCATAACCTACTGTAACAAAAATGGCAAGCCACAACTTTTTGCATATTCTCTTGCTCTTATGTTCCTTGATGGTCATAAACACCGGCTGCACGGCCGAGGCTCCACCGACGGTGGAAGCGGCGTATTATCCTTCGTTTTCGCCGGATTTCCCACCTTCAGCCATAAACACATCATTCTTCACCCACATTTTCTATGCTTTTCTTGTGCCAAATAATGTCACTTTCAAATTTGACTTGTCAAATTCTACGGCTTTGCTCCTCTCCAATTTCACCACCACTCTCCGCCACAAAACTCCGCCGGTGAAGACCCTTTTGTCCATCGGCGGCGCAGCAGACGGCGTGGTACTGCCATTCGTCTTTGCTCGCTTGGCCTCAAAAGCTTCGTTCACAATTCATACAATCTGCCATAGAGGTTGCACGTAAGTTTGGGTTTGATGGGCTGGACCTTGATTGGGAGTTCCTTCAAAGCCCAAAAGAAATGAAGGATTTGAGCCACTTGTTAAAAGAATGGCACCACGAGCTCAAGGAGTCCAAATCCACGGCCCGCCCTCCGCTACTCCTCACCGCTGCCGTTTACTTCTCGGCCGACTTCTTCTTGGACGCCGTCCCCCGATCGTACCCGGCGTCGTCTCCGAAAAAGTACTTGGACTGGATCAATCCAATGTGCTACGACTACAAAGGGGCTTGGAGCAATACCACAGGGCCCAATGCAGCATTGTGGAACCCGTTTAGTAACGTAAATTCAATATATGGGCTTAAGTCATGGATCAAGGCCGGGATACACCCGGCGAAATTGGTTATGGGCTTGGCCCTCTACGGCCGGTCGTGGGAGCTCCAAAACCCGAAAAATCACGGCTTTGGAGCCACCGATATTGGGCCAGGCCCAGGAGCAGGGATGTTGTTTTACCACCAAGTCGAATTGTTACTAAACCAAAAGGGCCAACTGTAGTGTATGACGTGGACATTGTATCCATGTATTCGTACAACGGGTCCATGTGGGTTTCGTACTATGATGCCTTCACCACTGCCGCGAAGATAGGGTTTGCTCAGGCCCTTGGGCTTCGTGGATACTTGTTTTGGGCCCTCAGTTTTGATAGCGACTGGAAGATTTCGGCCCAAGGTAAATTGACCCACTTTTCCTTGATAAATTGAAATCCTGACGTTGCATTAATCTTAATTTAGTTTCCAAATCAAATTCTTAACGACGAATGTTTTAAAACTGCAGCTTCAAAGTCATGGATTATTGACGAATGAGAAGATAAAAGGATCGAATTCCCTACCAGAAACTCGCAGCTGTTTTGTGTTTAAAATGTAAAGCATCAATTTAGCGAGTGTTTAGATTATTGAAATGAACCTTAATTGTTTTATTTGTAGTATGAATCTAAGTAGATTGGAGATTTGTTATTTTACTTGATCAAGAGCCACATTcaatttatattttgaaaaatgttcatCTCAATCAATCCACATAATCTCAGAGGGCAATATGTGCGCCTCCTAAcacccaagtttaaattccccTTCCCGTACATTATAGTTTCAAATATCACAAATTACATAATACAAGCACAACGTTTGGACCAATCGGCCAGTGAAAAACAGACCTCCCCAAAACAAATTGCAACCTCATTATTGTATAATTAGACTCTCGCAAAATTTCCTCATCACAAAACTGCAGCATTTCTCATCTCTCCAAACCACCTCCCAAATGAAATTTGAAACGAAAACAAAACCCCTCGAGCATAAATGGTTTGGTAGTAGAACCGATTGGCGGAATTCTTGACAAGCCATGAAATAGACCAAACCGAACGAAGTCAATTATCATTGTAGAACTAAAACATTCTTCTTGGAAAATAAGGGATGCAATTTAAGTTAATCCTATTTTAGACATTTTAGACAGATGATTTATCTCTAGAAGCCAAGCTAACCTATTTTGATTAGTCTATGCTTTAGATTGGGTGCCGAACGGTAGATTTTTCTACCATAAAATTGATAGTATATTTCTTTATCTTTATCTTCCTCATCACGTGATCTGTAATATCTAAAATATACTATATGAAATCGTCAAAAAATTAAGTTACCTAACCCAATCCTACCAAATATAAAGACTTTTTGTTAGGGTAAAATTGGCTATTCCTAAACAAAACGCCTGAGTCTGTAATGTCATGTTTTTTGTTGTAATTATTTTAGTCTAAGTTTGTCTTAGTGCTCTCGatcacaaaaatgaaaaacgtTTCAGAGATATCACTCAAGTAAGTTCGGCATACATATGCATTCATACAGTCTGGATTTATGTTCAGTGGGTTATTTAATTTTGGCTAAAATGTTGAATCGTATTGTTCATTAATAAAAGAGTATTGGGTTTGTTTGTATAATTAAGCATGCTAAAGCCCATCATTTTAAGTCAGCTTAAAACCCtagcatatatatacatatgtaccTTTAGGATCCTAGTCTTGCCGCATGaccttgttttgctttaagtatttaACTCGCTGTTAATATCTCTGGTTTTGCATCTATATCTCATTATATCTTAACTGATAAGTGATTAGGTCTTATTAGGCTTGTGGCTCACGCGTATATGATAGGGATAAGAGAGTCCAGCTGCTGCACAGATAAATAGAAGTCTTAGTTACCTGGTTCAGTGGTTGCCGCTAGAATAACAGAGCATTAGCACCGAGTGCATCagaatatgtttttatgttttggttgcCGCATGCTTTAGATCAGTTTGGGGTTTTTCCTGCTGCTGCAGCATATGCATTTAGGCTTTTCCGCATGGTATAAACACTAGCAACAATGCATTAAACAGATAGAAAATTTCATGAGCCGCATATGCATGAATATTGGGGTTCTTAGATAAAAGCATCTAAAGGCAGCagccttggtttttttttagcagaaataattatttttattgctGCTATCTTGTGGTTTGAACAACATGCGTTTTTaaagagaaaatattattttcatgCTGTTTTCATTTAAGGTTTTAATTGAATGTCAATTATGAAAATGTGCCTTGTGATTTTCGTAATTAATTGTTTTTCAAATAAACACTTCATCATATAAACATTCTACATGATCAAGTTAGTATCTTTCAAAATTCGAGGAAAAAGTGATTGACGATCGCGTTAGTGTTGTGCCACTTCAACTTGAAAAATGAAGAGAGATCGAGTAGCAAAGCACGGAAACAAAACTGCCTACTAGTATGCgtgtctagttgatgagttttgtaagtctttcTGTACTTATTTTTCTTAGTGTTTGTCCTGGCttaactccgcctgtgtaagtttatcttacattgccggtcccaagcccgggtaaaggaggagggggagggcgtcaggtagtcaaCAACCGGCACTCctcagttacgtcgaatccttatgaaaatgaatctagaacgaaatcgcgctaaagctagggcgtcacccttaagtggcgcgctgtgtggcccgagcatagtgataagtgagcaagggtcgctgtatctccatcggcacccggatgcagtgttaaatgagcaagggggccatagaaacttcttttcgaacgactccactcaaagttgtttgggagcatatgctcctatcaactttacacaggacacgcaaaagaagtactttgatcctattggacggaggagggtgaagaagctaggacagaagggtagagttcaagagagtagaatgcgtttaggaacgtggaatataggaaccttaacaggaaaatctatggaagtagtgaaagttatggtgaggagaaggataaatattatgtgcctaagGCAaaagatctagaaaactcagggtttaaactttggtattcgggcacaaatagaacgagaaacggtgttggcatcatcgtggacaagaccttgacacaagatgttgtagatgtcaagagggtaggagatagaatcatggcaataaAGATTgcaataggacaagaactcatcaatgtgattagtgcgtacgcacctcaagtagggttggatatgagttcgaaggagaaattttgggaagaccttggagacttggtgcaaggaattgcccagacggagaagttatttataggaggagatttaaatggacacgtgggcagggagacaggcaactatggaggttttcatggtggccatggttttggggagagaaacgaggatggggaagctatcttggattttgcaatggcatatgatctattcttagccaacaccttctttaagaaaagataagaacatgtgatcacctacaagagtgggtcgtcaaaaacacaaatagattttcttctaatgaggaaaggggatcgtataacttgtaaggattgcaaagttataccgagagagagcttggctaatcaacatcgcttgttggtgatggatgtacatatcaaaagagtgagaaaaaagaacaagacttagAAGTGCCCaatgactagatggtggaatctaaaaggagaaaaacaagtcattttcaaagagaaagtaatcacccagtgtgtgtgggatagagagggggaagctagccaaaggtgggattccatggcaagttgtatccgaaaagtagcaaaagaggtattaggagagtccaagggctctgctccacaccaaaaggaatcttggtggtggaatgaggatgtacaaacaaaggtgaaggctaagaaggaatgttgtaaagccttatacaaggacatgaccgatgaaaatggtgaaaggtatagaagagcgaagcaagaagcgaagaaagctgtgagagaagctaagttagcggcttatgacgatatgtataagcgactaaaTACCAAATAAGGAGAGtttgatatctataaactagctagagcaagggaaaagaagacaagggacctaaaccaagtgaggtgcatcaaggatgaggatggaaaagttcttgctacagaaaacgcggtcaaagacagatggagaggttattttcataatcttttcaatgaaggacatgaaaggagtacttctttagaagagttgagtaactcagaagagtgtagaaactactccttttatcgtcaaattaggaaggaagaagtggttagagctttgaagaagatgaagcatagaaaagcagtgggcccagatgatataccgattgaagtgtggaaagtcttgggagagacaggtatagcatggctcactgaccttttcaataggattttgaaaatgaagaagatgccaaatgagtggcgaaagagcactttggtgtttatctacaagaataagagcgacgtacaaaattgcatgaactatacgtgtattaagctaatgagtcatac
This window contains:
- the LOC139191677 gene encoding nod factor hydrolase protein 1-like, translated to MKDLSHLLKEWHHELKESKSTARPPLLLTAAVYFSADFFLDAVPRSYPASSPKKYLDWINPMCYDYKGAWSNTTGPNAALWNPFSNVNSIYGLKSWIKAGIHPAKLVMGLALYGRSWELQNPKNHGFGATDIGPGPGAGMLFYHQVELLLNQKGQL